From a region of the Vairimorpha necatrix chromosome 4, complete sequence genome:
- a CDS encoding reverse transcriptase domain-containing protein, which translates to MAGTKFQKGSIMCYLDKINGLSQRARIPEDVLVAFVINGLPENIGSTIMLNFPEKLSWSYIYNICSGLQWRKISAEAIEADVCALDSFPIDHIKDEKISYKALLDLCSAEQTDIIMEEKFQVFSIDERIKKLGEHTIDTGNAARVMTPIYRNGMSIEGGIKKKIEEIEELIDELNGTNTFTKLDALLGDHQIRISEKMWRRRPLDVEMQVLRVLDEVGLNLNVSKCEYRKEELNILEATVGENGIRIDDDSIKQIVDMPLPTSRKDLESFWGLINYCNRFLRNVFEHTEYLYGFLKEGNEGKLKTI; encoded by the exons ATGGCCGGGacaaaatttcaaaaaggGTCTATTATGTGCTATTTGGACAAGATTAATGGGTTGTCGCAACGTGCCAGAATACCAGAGGATGTTCTGGTAGCGTTTGTGATCAACGGATTACCAGAGAATATAGGAAGTACGATCATGTTAAATTTTCCGGAAAAGTTGTCGTGGTCGtacatatataatatttgtagTGGGCTGCAGTGGCGGAAGATATCAGCTGAGG CTATAGAAGCTGATGTGTGTGCATTAGACTCGTTCCCGATAGATCATATAAAAGATGAGAAAATTAGTTATAAAGCGTTGTTAGATTTATGTTCTGCG GAACAAACTGACATTATCATGGAAGAAAAATTTCAGGTCTTCAGTATTGATGAGcgtataaaaaagttagGAGAACATACAATAGACACAGGAAATGCTGCTCGAGTTATGACGCCGATATATAGGAATGGTATGTCAATAGAGGGTGGAATTAAGAAGAAGATTGAAGA GATCGAAGAGTTGATAGATGAGTTGAACGGAACTAATACTTTCACAAAGTTGGATGCTTTATTGGGGGATCATCAAATTAGAATTAGTGAAAAGATGTGGAGAAGACGGCCTTTGGATGTAGAGATG CAAGTGTTAAGAGTATTAGATGAGGTTggtttaaatttaaatgtgTCGAAATGTGAATACAGAAAAGAAGAGctaaatattttggaaGCAACAGTTGGGGAGAATGGCATTAGAATTGATGATGATAGTATTAAGCAAATTGTAGATATGCCTCTGCCCACGTCAAGGAAAGATTTGGAATCGTTTTGGGGATTGATTAATTATTGCAATCGGTTTTTGAGAAATGTATTTGAGCACACAGAGTATTTATATGGTTTTCTGAAGGAGGGAAATGAAGGGAAGCTTAAGACGATTTAG